The proteins below are encoded in one region of Chitinophagales bacterium:
- the dusB gene encoding tRNA dihydrouridine synthase DusB — translation MVKIGDILLGEFPLLLAPMEDVSDPPFRAVCKMNGADLMYTEFISSEGLIRHARKSVQKLDIYDYERPIGIQFFGGEVDTMVECVDIIEEAQPDLIDINYGCPVKGVACRGAGAGILRDVPKMVKMTGEIVKRATLPVTVKTRLGWDDDSINIMEVAERLQDVGIAALSIHGRTRCQLYKGVARWEPIDEVKKNPRIRIPIFLNGDVTSPEKVKFIRENFDVDGVMIGRAAIGNPWFFNEVRHFLKTGEHLAPPSIDDRIEVSRTHLHKSVQWKEGRLGVLEMRKHYANYFKGLPNVKEFRDRLVRLEEVEAIEEVFEEMRSRYAGAAVVV, via the coding sequence ATGGTTAAAATCGGTGACATATTGTTGGGTGAATTCCCGTTGCTGCTGGCACCGATGGAAGACGTGAGTGATCCGCCATTCAGGGCAGTGTGTAAGATGAATGGCGCCGACCTTATGTATACGGAATTTATTTCTTCGGAAGGCTTAATCCGTCATGCCCGAAAGAGTGTGCAGAAGCTCGATATATATGATTATGAGCGTCCCATCGGCATTCAGTTTTTTGGTGGCGAGGTAGATACAATGGTGGAATGTGTTGATATCATAGAAGAAGCACAACCGGACCTCATCGATATCAATTACGGTTGCCCGGTAAAAGGAGTAGCCTGCCGTGGCGCAGGTGCCGGCATCTTAAGAGATGTACCGAAGATGGTGAAGATGACAGGCGAAATTGTGAAGCGCGCTACTTTACCCGTTACCGTGAAAACAAGGCTCGGATGGGACGATGACAGCATTAATATCATGGAAGTGGCCGAGCGGCTGCAGGATGTAGGCATAGCTGCCCTCAGTATTCATGGAAGAACCCGTTGCCAGCTGTATAAAGGTGTGGCAAGGTGGGAACCTATTGATGAGGTTAAAAAAAATCCGCGCATCCGCATCCCCATTTTTCTGAATGGTGATGTTACCTCGCCGGAGAAGGTAAAATTCATCCGCGAAAATTTTGATGTCGATGGCGTAATGATTGGCCGTGCTGCCATCGGCAACCCATGGTTTTTTAATGAAGTGAGACATTTCCTGAAAACAGGCGAGCATCTTGCTCCGCCTTCTATTGATGACCGTATTGAAGTGTCGCGCACCCACCTGCATAAATCTGTGCAATGGAAGGAAGGCAGGTTAGGAGTTTTGGAAATGAGGAAGCATTATGCTAATTATTTCAAAGGATTGCCTAACGTGAAAGAATTCAGAGACAGGCTGGTCAGGCTGGAAGAGGTGGAAGCCATTGAAGAAGTTTTTGAAGAAATGAGATCACGTTACGCCGGTGCAGCCGTTGTTGTTTAG
- a CDS encoding sulfotransferase — MQALFLVGEQRSGSNLLRLMISNSHEIAAPHPPHILQRIDPIVPVHVILDDDKFNQMVEIVCRLVETNPVLWLNTTLKRDDVKRRCREKHVIAIYGAVMDIYGESNGARAWLCKSMQNIRWADHLNHYFGNNKYIYLHRDGRDVALSFSKAVIGDKHVYNIAKQWSVLQRLCLDARANLPTDRYFTVSYTELTEETESTLRNMCAFLGIEFMPEMMEFYDSQEAKNTAVASSLWENVTKPIMHHNYNKFLKEMPEEQVRIFESVAGNELDELGYERVFVKKGEEMQFTAEQIAQFNAENDRLKKEQSLKTDPEDMENRKRQDQVLVDLKQLAKEWSKEKVLS; from the coding sequence ATGCAAGCTCTTTTTCTCGTAGGTGAACAAAGGTCAGGTTCTAATTTGCTGCGGTTGATGATTTCGAATTCGCATGAGATAGCAGCACCGCATCCGCCGCATATCCTTCAGCGGATCGACCCTATTGTTCCTGTGCATGTTATACTGGATGATGACAAGTTCAATCAGATGGTGGAGATTGTATGCAGGCTGGTAGAAACCAATCCTGTATTGTGGCTCAATACTACCCTGAAGCGTGATGATGTTAAACGCCGTTGCCGCGAAAAGCATGTGATAGCCATCTATGGAGCAGTGATGGATATTTATGGTGAATCAAATGGCGCAAGGGCCTGGCTTTGCAAGAGCATGCAGAATATTCGCTGGGCTGATCATCTCAATCATTACTTCGGTAACAATAAATATATCTACCTGCACCGCGATGGACGTGACGTGGCTCTTTCTTTCTCCAAAGCAGTAATCGGTGATAAGCATGTTTATAATATTGCCAAACAATGGTCTGTGCTGCAGCGCCTTTGCCTCGATGCACGTGCCAACCTGCCGACAGACCGCTACTTCACTGTTTCTTATACAGAACTGACGGAAGAAACAGAAAGCACACTGCGTAACATGTGCGCATTTCTCGGTATCGAATTCATGCCGGAGATGATGGAGTTTTACGACAGCCAGGAAGCGAAGAATACCGCTGTTGCCAGCTCGCTTTGGGAAAACGTTACCAAACCCATCATGCATCATAACTATAACAAGTTCCTGAAAGAGATGCCGGAAGAGCAGGTACGGATTTTTGAATCGGTGGCCGGTAATGAACTGGATGAACTGGGTTATGAAAGGGTATTTGTAAAGAAAGGTGAAGAAATGCAGTTCACCGCCGAACAGATTGCACAATTCAATGCGGAGAACGACAGGCTGAAAAAAGAACAAAGCCTGAAAACTGATCCGGAAGACATGGAAAACCGCAAACGGCAGGATCAGGTACTGGTAGACCTGAAGCAGTTGGCCAAGGAATGGTCAAAAGAAAAGGTACTCTCCTGA
- the chrA gene encoding chromate efflux transporter: MTTQDPQPQAGVSADSEVQQPVSLFFIFTIFLKAGCLGFGGFMSLISVVESIIVRKRKLLSPEEMLDGISLASLLPGPQAVNVVAYTGNKLKGPWGAVVAGIAVVLPSFILMMLLSYLYGIYGNITEVKRFFQGFVPAVAAVIISVAYRMAKQNVKGKIELALVLLAIAALIFIPRDYRLYITFLLVLLFGIIGYLLFTDKKALAAAPKPDRSKFPFITTSLVLLMIAVLASGLYIPVQDPKSLFNLVKTFAGLSVMLFGGGYVIIPIIQHHVVEVFHWVTQAGFKDGIAFSQVMPGPILIAAAFIGFQVKGVLGGLLSTIAIFTPPAILMVVASKAMEFFKKSVVAKSVLRGIRCGVIGMIFFAAWELAKMTDYSSVAAFWPSLLIFGGALFALIRYNVDVIYIIPTAGLIGFFLYP, encoded by the coding sequence TTGACTACCCAGGATCCACAACCGCAGGCAGGAGTTAGCGCCGACTCGGAAGTTCAGCAACCCGTTTCACTTTTCTTCATATTCACCATTTTTTTAAAAGCAGGTTGCCTTGGCTTTGGTGGATTTATGTCGCTGATTTCTGTTGTTGAAAGCATCATTGTCAGAAAACGTAAACTGCTAAGCCCTGAAGAGATGCTCGATGGCATATCGCTGGCCAGCTTATTACCCGGCCCACAGGCTGTAAATGTGGTGGCATACACGGGTAATAAGTTGAAGGGTCCGTGGGGCGCTGTTGTTGCCGGCATCGCTGTAGTGCTGCCCTCTTTCATCCTGATGATGTTGTTAAGTTATCTCTACGGCATCTACGGAAATATTACAGAAGTGAAACGGTTCTTCCAGGGATTTGTACCGGCCGTAGCCGCTGTCATTATTAGCGTGGCCTACAGGATGGCGAAACAAAACGTGAAAGGCAAGATCGAACTGGCATTGGTATTACTGGCCATCGCAGCACTAATCTTTATTCCACGCGATTATCGTCTTTACATAACATTTTTACTGGTGCTCCTCTTTGGTATCATCGGTTACCTGTTATTCACCGACAAAAAAGCACTGGCTGCAGCACCTAAACCCGACCGGTCAAAATTTCCTTTTATAACAACCAGCCTGGTACTGCTGATGATTGCGGTACTCGCATCAGGGCTTTATATTCCGGTGCAGGATCCAAAAAGCCTTTTCAACCTTGTAAAAACATTTGCCGGACTGAGCGTAATGCTTTTTGGTGGCGGATATGTGATTATACCCATCATTCAGCATCATGTAGTGGAAGTATTTCACTGGGTTACGCAGGCAGGTTTCAAAGATGGCATTGCATTCAGTCAGGTAATGCCTGGCCCCATCCTGATTGCCGCCGCATTCATCGGTTTCCAGGTAAAAGGAGTACTCGGCGGATTGCTTTCCACGATTGCCATCTTCACACCACCGGCCATTTTGATGGTGGTGGCATCCAAGGCCATGGAGTTTTTCAAGAAGTCAGTCGTCGCAAAATCTGTATTGCGCGGTATCCGGTGCGGAGTGATCGGCATGATCTTTTTCGCGGCCTGGGAGCTGGCAAAAATGACAGATTATTCATCTGTTGCTGCTTTTTGGCCGTCATTACTTATTTTTGGCGGGGCTTTGTTTGCGCTCATCAGATACAATGTTGATGTGATTTACATAATTCCCACAGCCGGATTAATCGGTTTTTTTCTATACCCATAA